A genomic segment from Glycine soja cultivar W05 chromosome 18, ASM419377v2, whole genome shotgun sequence encodes:
- the LOC114395477 gene encoding uncharacterized protein LOC114395477 isoform X1, whose amino-acid sequence MLPVLGAHKHIVYHIQKRSKLQELKSMESDQKVQIASWSEVMSGAGVEFHQGAPNLGQGGGGGLQRQPSMTKNNCLCSPTTHSGSFRCRLHRSPSLQRTKSMESESLRDHASKVHASIVDAVADANKDPVH is encoded by the exons ATGTTGCCAGTGCTTGGAGCACATAAACATATAGTTTACCATATCCAAAAGAGATCAAAAT TGCAGGAATTGAAGAGCATGGAAAGTGACCAGAAAGTCCAAATAGCTTCTTGGAGTGAGGTCATGTCAGGTGCTGGGGTGGAGTTTCATCAAGGGGCTCCTAATTTGGGacaaggtggtggtggtggcctTCAGAGACAACCTAGTATGACCAAGAACAATTGTCTTTGTTCTCCAACCACACATTCTGGTTCGTTTCGTTGCCGGCTTCACCGCTCCCCTAGCCTCCAGAGGACCAAAAGCATGGAATCAGAGTCCCTCAGGGATCACGCATCAAAAGTCCATGCTTCAATTGTTGATGCTGTTGCTGATGCCAACAAGGATCCAGTGCATTGA
- the LOC114395477 gene encoding uncharacterized protein LOC114395477 isoform X2: MLLHLNLLVGRVTNLDVQELKSMESDQKVQIASWSEVMSGAGVEFHQGAPNLGQGGGGGLQRQPSMTKNNCLCSPTTHSGSFRCRLHRSPSLQRTKSMESESLRDHASKVHASIVDAVADANKDPVH; encoded by the exons ATGTTGCTACATCTTAACTTATTAGTTGGAAGAGTCACTAACTTGGAtg TGCAGGAATTGAAGAGCATGGAAAGTGACCAGAAAGTCCAAATAGCTTCTTGGAGTGAGGTCATGTCAGGTGCTGGGGTGGAGTTTCATCAAGGGGCTCCTAATTTGGGacaaggtggtggtggtggcctTCAGAGACAACCTAGTATGACCAAGAACAATTGTCTTTGTTCTCCAACCACACATTCTGGTTCGTTTCGTTGCCGGCTTCACCGCTCCCCTAGCCTCCAGAGGACCAAAAGCATGGAATCAGAGTCCCTCAGGGATCACGCATCAAAAGTCCATGCTTCAATTGTTGATGCTGTTGCTGATGCCAACAAGGATCCAGTGCATTGA
- the LOC114395477 gene encoding uncharacterized protein LOC114395477 isoform X3 translates to MELKSMESDQKVQIASWSEVMSGAGVEFHQGAPNLGQGGGGGLQRQPSMTKNNCLCSPTTHSGSFRCRLHRSPSLQRTKSMESESLRDHASKVHASIVDAVADANKDPVH, encoded by the exons Atg GAATTGAAGAGCATGGAAAGTGACCAGAAAGTCCAAATAGCTTCTTGGAGTGAGGTCATGTCAGGTGCTGGGGTGGAGTTTCATCAAGGGGCTCCTAATTTGGGacaaggtggtggtggtggcctTCAGAGACAACCTAGTATGACCAAGAACAATTGTCTTTGTTCTCCAACCACACATTCTGGTTCGTTTCGTTGCCGGCTTCACCGCTCCCCTAGCCTCCAGAGGACCAAAAGCATGGAATCAGAGTCCCTCAGGGATCACGCATCAAAAGTCCATGCTTCAATTGTTGATGCTGTTGCTGATGCCAACAAGGATCCAGTGCATTGA
- the LOC114394713 gene encoding BTB/POZ domain-containing protein At1g67900-like — protein MKFMKLGSRSDTFYTAESVRTISSEVSSDLIIQVKGTRYLLHKFPLLSKCLRLQRLCSESSDSPQHQIVQLPDFPGGVEAFELCAKFCYGITITLSAYNIVAARSAAEYLQMTEDVEKGNLIYKLDVFFNSCILNGWKDSIVTLQTTKALPLWSEDLTVSSRCIEAIASKALSHPSKVSLSHSHSRRLRNDVSSYNETESLRHKSTSKGWWAEDLADLSIDLYWRTMMAIKSGGKTPSNLIGDALKIYASRWLPNIRKNVHNVKRETESDSDSDSASEVNSKHRLLLESIVSLLPAEKGAVSCSFLFKLLKAANILNASASSKVELATRVGLQLEEATVNDLLIRSVSKSTNDMMYEVDLVMTILEQFMLQGQSPPTSPPRSRLAVERRRSRSAENINFEFQESRRSSSASHSSKLMVAKLVDRYLQEVARDVNLALSKFIAIAETIPDFARHDHDDLYRAIDIYLKAHPELSKSERKRLCRILDCKKLSMEACMHAAQNELLPLRVVVQVLFFEQARAAAAGGKVSDMPSNIKALLTAHGIDPSKHTAPLSTTTSIHADDNWSVSGFKSPKSTTRNPTLRMKLAEDDLDENVVPRDEIGRTSKFKGLGLPTQPKRMFSKLWATNRSATEKN, from the exons ATGAAGTTTATGAAACTTGGATCTCGTTCGGACACCTTTTACACTGCAGAGTCTGTAAG GACAATCTCTTCTGAAGTTTCAAGTGACCTCATAATTCAAGTGAAAGGAACTAGATACCTACTTCACAAG TTTCCACTATTGTCCAAATGTTTGCGCCTGCAAAGGTTATGCTCAGAGAGTTCTGATTCTCCACAGCACCAAATAGTCCAACTCCCTGATTTTCCGGGTGGGGTGGAAGCATTTGAGCTGTGTGCCAAGTTCTGCTATGGCATAACCATCACTCTCAGTGCTTACAACATTGTGGCCGCGCGAAGCGCGGCCGAGTACTTGCAGATGACTGAGGATGTTGAGAAGGGGAATTTGATTTACAAGCTTGATGTTTTCTTCAACTCTTGCATCCTCAATGGCTGGAAGGATTCCATTGTGACTCTCCAAACCACAAAGGCATTGCCTTTGTGGTCAGAGGATTTGACAGTTTCCAGCAGATGCATTGAGGCCATTGCCTCAAAGGCCTTAAGCCACCCCTCAAAGGTGAGTTTGTCACACAGCCATTCCCGGAGATTGAGGAATGATGTGTCTTCATACAACGAAACCGAAAGCCTGAGACACAAATCAACAAGCAAGGGATGGTGGGCTGAGGATTTAGCAGATTTGAGCATAGACTTGTATTGGAGAACCATGATGGCTATCAAATCTGGTGGCAAGACACCCTCAAATCTCATTGGTGATGCATTGAAAATTTATGCATCTAGATGGCTACCAAATATAAGGAAGAATGTGCATAATGTCAAGAGGGAGACTGAATCagactcagattcagattctgCTAGTGAAGTGAATTCAAAGCATAGGCTGCTTTTGGAATCAATAGTGAGCTTGCTTCCAGCAGAGAAAGGTGCTGTTTCTTGCAGCTTCCTTTTTAAGCTCTTGAAGGCTGCTAATATTCTCAATGCCTCTGCTTCTTCTAAAGTGGAATTGGCCACAAGAGTAGGACTTCAATTGGAGGAAGCAACGGTTAACGATCTTCTGATACGCTCGGTGTCTAAGAGTACTAATGATATGATGTATGAAGTGGACTTGGTGATGACCATATTGGAACAGTTCATGTTGCAAGGTCAGAGTCCTCCAACCAGCCCTCCAAGATCAAGGTTGGCCGTCGAAAGAAGGCGGTCTCGTTCCGCGGAGAATATTAACTTCGAGTTTCAAGAGAGTAGGAGGTCCTCCTCAGCTTCTCATAGCTCAAAACTTATGGTGGCAAAGCTTGTGGATAGGTACCTTCAAGAGGTGGCCAGGGATGTGAATTTGGCTCTCTCAAAATTCATTGCTATTGCTGAAACTATACCAGATTTTGCAAGGCATGACCATGATGATCTGTACAGAGCTATTGACATTTACCTCAAG GCACATCCAGAACTCAGCAAGAGTGAAAGGAAGAGACTATGTAGAATTTTAGACTGCAAAAAACTGTCAATGgaagcatgcatgcatgcagcACAGAATGAGCTTCTTCCCCTAAGAGTTGTAGTCCAAGTTCTCTTCTTTGAGCAAGCAAGAGCAGCAGCAGCTGGAGGCAAAGTGAGTGACATGCCAAGCAACATCAAGGCATTGCTCACAGCTCATGGCATTGACCCTTCAAAGCACACAGCACCATTGAGCACCACGACTAGTATTCATGCTGATGACAATTGGAGTGTTTCTGGATTCAAGTCACCAAAGTCAACAACTAGGAACCCTACCCTCAGAATGAAGCTAGCTGAGGATGACTTGGATGAAAATGTTGTGCCCCGTGATGAGATTGGAAGAACTTCTAAATTTAAGGGTCTTGGTCTTCCCACTCAGCCCAAACGAATGTTTAGCAAGTTGTGGGCTACAAACAGAAGTGCCACTGAAAAGAATTGA